The following are encoded in a window of Balaenoptera ricei isolate mBalRic1 chromosome 1, mBalRic1.hap2, whole genome shotgun sequence genomic DNA:
- the SEMA6C gene encoding semaphorin-6C isoform X2 — MPRAPRFMPLLLLLLLLSLPHTQAAFPQDPLPLLTSDLQGISPLSWFRGLEDDAVVAELGLDFQRFLTLNRTLLVAARDHVFSFDLQAQEEGEGLVPNKDECYNYIRVLVPWDSQTLLACGTNSFSPVCRSYGITSLQQEGEELSGQARCPFDATQSNVAVFAEGSLYSATAADFQASDAVVYRSLGPQPPLRSAKYDSKWLREPHFVHALEHGDHVYFFFREVSVEDARLGRVQFSRVARVCKRDMGGSPRALDRHWTSFLKLRLNCSVPGDSTFYFDVLQALTGPVNLYGHSALFGVFTTQTNSIPGSAVCAFYLDDIERGFEGKFKEQRSLDGAWTPVSEDRVPSPRPGSCAGVGVAALFPSSRDLPDDVLTFIKAHPLLDPAVPPATHQPLLTLTSRALLTQVAVDGMAGPYSNTTVLFLGSNDGTVLKVLPPWGQSGGPEPILLEEIDAYSPSRCSGKRAAQTARRVIGLELDTEGHRLFVAFSGCVIYLPLSRCARHGACRRSCLASQDPYCGWDSSRGCVDIRGPGGIDVHPVGNQESMEHDDCQDGATGSQSGTGDSAYVLLSPGPSPETPSPPSDAHPRPQSSTLGAHTQGVRRDLPPASVSRSVPIPLLLACVAAAFALGASVSGLLVSCACRRAHRRRSKDIETAGLPRPLSLRSLARLHGAGPEPQPTSKDGEGAQTPQLYTTFLPPPEGVPPPELACLPTPESTPELPVKHLRHAGGPWEWNQNGNNAKEGRGRARGGNTAGGPAPRVLVRPPPPGCPGQAVEVTTLEELLRYLHGPQPPRKEAEPPAAAPFTSRALPPEPAPAPTLFAGPSLLPRDCATPRRLDVPPEGKRPAPATRPALSAPAPRLGVGGSRRLPFSTHRAPPALLTRVPSGGPSRYSGGAGRHLLYLGRPEGHRGRALKRVDVEKPQVPLKPPLVGPSSQPAVPTGNHFNF, encoded by the exons ATGCCCCGTGCCCCCCGCTTCATGCCCTTGCTGctactgctgttgctgctgtcaCTTCCCCACACCCAGGCTGCCTTTCCCCAGGACCCCCTCCCTCTGCTGACCTCTGACCTGCAAG GTATTTCCCCATTATCCTGGTTCCGGGGCCTGGAGGATGATGCTGTGGTGGCAGAACTTGGGCTGGACTTTCAGAGATTCCTGACCTTGAACCGGACCTTGCTAGTGGCTGCCCG GGATCACGTTTTCTCCTTCGATCTTCAAGCCCAAGAAGAAGGGGAGGGGCTAGTGCCCAACAAG GACGAGTGCTACAACTACATTCGTGTTCTCGTTCCCTGGGACTCCCAGACACTCCTTGCCTGTGGAACGAACTCATTCAGCCCCGTGTGCCGCAGCTATGGG ATAACTTCGCTGCAGCAGGAGGGTGAGGAGCTGAGTGGGCAGGCTCGATGCCCCTTTGATGCCACCCAGTCCAACGTGGCCGTCTTTGCAG AGGGCAGCCTGTACTCAGCCACAGCTGCGGACTTCCAGGCCAGTGACGCTGTGGTTTACAGAAGCCTTGGGCCTCAGCCCCCACTCCGCTCCGCCAAGTACGACTCCAAGTGGCTCCGAG AGCCACACTTTGTCCACGCTTTGGAGCATGGAGACCATGTCTACTTTTTCTTCCGAGAAGTCTCTGTGGAGGACGCCCGGCTGGGGAGG GTGCAGTTCTCCCGTGTGGCCCGTGTGTGTAAGCGTGACATGGGCGGCTCACCTCGGGCCTTGGACCGCCACTGGACATCCTTCCTGAAGCTGCGGCTCAACTGCTCTGTCCCTGGGGACTCTACCTTCTATTTTGACGTCTTACAGGCCTTGACAGGGCCTGTGAACTTGTATGGCCACTCTGCTCTCTTTGGGGTCTTCACCACCCAGACCAATAG CATCCCCGGCTCTGCGGTCTGTGCCTTCTACCTGGATGATATTGAGCGTGGGTTTGAGGGAAAGTTCAAGGAGCAGAGGAGTCTGGATGGGGCCTGGACCCCTGTGTCTGAGGACAGGGTCCCCTCCCCCAG GCCAGGATCCTGTGCAGGAGTAGGTGTGGCTGCATTGTTCCCCTCTTCTCGAGACCTCCCTGATGATGTCCTGACCTTCATCAAGGCTCACCCACTCCTGGACCCTGCCGTGCCGCCTGCCACCCATCAGCCTCTGCTCACCCTCACCAGCAG GGCCCTACTGACCCAGGTAGCTGTGGATGGCATGGCTGGTCCCTACAGTAATACCACAGTCCTGTTCCTTGGCTCCAACGATGGGACAGTGCTGAAGGTGCTGCCCCCATGGGGGCAATCTGGGGGCCCTGAGCCCATTCTGTTGGAAGAGATCGATGCCTACAGCCCCTCCCG GTGCAGTGGGAAGCGGGCAGCCCAAACAGCACGGCGGGTCATAGGGCTGGAGCTGGACACTGAAGGTCACAGGCTCTTTGTGGCTTTTTCTGGCTGTGTCATCTACCTCCCTCTCAGTCGATGTGCCCGGCATGGGGCCTGTCGGAG GAGCTGTCTGGCTTCTCAGGACCCATACTGTGGATGGGATAGCTCCAGAGGCTGTGTGGATATCAGGGGACCTGGTGG GATTGATGTGCATCCAGTTGGAAACCAGGAATCCATGGAGCATGATGACTGCCAAG ATGGAGCTACTGGGAGTCAGTCTGGCACAGGGGATTCTGCTTATG TGCTTCTGAGTCCTGGCCCTTCCCCTGAGACCCCAAGCCCCCCCAGTGATGCCCACCCCCGGCCCCAGTCTTCCACTCTTGGAGCTCACACTCAGG GCGTGCGACGGGACCTCCCGCCAGCCTCAGTCTCCCGCTCCGTCCCCATCCCACTCCTCCTGGCCTGTGTGGCCGCAGCCTTCGCCCTGGGCGCCTCGGTCTCTGGCCTCCTGGTCTCCTGCGCTTGTCGCCGCGCCCACAGACGTCGGAGCAAGGATATCGAGACTGCGGGGCTCCCGCGCCCTCTCTCCCTTCGCAGCTTGGCCCGTCTGCACGGGGCGGGCCCAGAGCCGCAGCCAACGTCCAAGGACGGAGAGGGGGCCCAGACACCCCAGCTTTACACCACCTTCCTGCCTCCTCCCGAGGGCGTACCCCCGCCGGAGCTGGCCTGCCTGCCCACCCCGGAGTCCACGCCGGAGCTGCCGGTCAAGCACCTCCGCCACGCCGGGGGTCCCTGGGAGTGGAACCAGAACGGGAACAACGCCAAGGAGGGCCGGGGCCGCGCCCGGGGCGGCAACACGGCGGGCGGCCCCGCGCCGCGCGTGCTGGTGAGGCCGCCGCCGCCCGGCTGTCCCGGGCAAGCCGTGGAAGTCACCACCCTGGAGGAACTGCTGCGCTACCTGCACGGCCCGCAGCCGCCCAGGAAGGAGGCCGAGCCCCCGGCCGCCGCCCCTTTCACCTCGCGGGCGCTGCCGCCCgagcccgcccccgcccccaccctctTTGCCGGCCCCAGCCTGCTCCCCCGGGACTGTGCGACGCCTCGGAGGCTGGACGTGCCCCCGGAGGGCAAGCGCCCGGCCCCCGCCACCCGGCCTGCTCTCTCCGCCCCAGCTCCCCGGCTCGGGGTGGGCGGCAGCCGGAGGTTGCCCTTCTCCACGCACCGTGCACCCCCCGCGCTGCTCACCCGCGTCCCCTCGGGAGGCCCCTCCAGGTACTCCGGGGGTGCCGGGAGACACCTCCTGTACCTGGGCCGGCCTGAGGGGCACCGGGGCCGCGCCCTGAAGAGGGTGGACGTCGAGAAGCCCCAGGTGCCCCTGAAGCCTCCCCTCGTCGGGCCTTCCTCGCAGCCGGCCGTCCCTACTGGCAaccattttaacttttaa
- the SEMA6C gene encoding semaphorin-6C isoform X1 produces the protein MPRAPRFMPLLLLLLLLSLPHTQAAFPQDPLPLLTSDLQGISPLSWFRGLEDDAVVAELGLDFQRFLTLNRTLLVAARDHVFSFDLQAQEEGEGLVPNKYLTWRSQDMENCAVRGKLTDECYNYIRVLVPWDSQTLLACGTNSFSPVCRSYGITSLQQEGEELSGQARCPFDATQSNVAVFAEGSLYSATAADFQASDAVVYRSLGPQPPLRSAKYDSKWLREPHFVHALEHGDHVYFFFREVSVEDARLGRVQFSRVARVCKRDMGGSPRALDRHWTSFLKLRLNCSVPGDSTFYFDVLQALTGPVNLYGHSALFGVFTTQTNSIPGSAVCAFYLDDIERGFEGKFKEQRSLDGAWTPVSEDRVPSPRPGSCAGVGVAALFPSSRDLPDDVLTFIKAHPLLDPAVPPATHQPLLTLTSRALLTQVAVDGMAGPYSNTTVLFLGSNDGTVLKVLPPWGQSGGPEPILLEEIDAYSPSRCSGKRAAQTARRVIGLELDTEGHRLFVAFSGCVIYLPLSRCARHGACRRSCLASQDPYCGWDSSRGCVDIRGPGGIDVHPVGNQESMEHDDCQDGATGSQSGTGDSAYVLLSPGPSPETPSPPSDAHPRPQSSTLGAHTQGVRRDLPPASVSRSVPIPLLLACVAAAFALGASVSGLLVSCACRRAHRRRSKDIETAGLPRPLSLRSLARLHGAGPEPQPTSKDGEGAQTPQLYTTFLPPPEGVPPPELACLPTPESTPELPVKHLRHAGGPWEWNQNGNNAKEGRGRARGGNTAGGPAPRVLVRPPPPGCPGQAVEVTTLEELLRYLHGPQPPRKEAEPPAAAPFTSRALPPEPAPAPTLFAGPSLLPRDCATPRRLDVPPEGKRPAPATRPALSAPAPRLGVGGSRRLPFSTHRAPPALLTRVPSGGPSRYSGGAGRHLLYLGRPEGHRGRALKRVDVEKPQVPLKPPLVGPSSQPAVPTGNHFNF, from the exons ATGCCCCGTGCCCCCCGCTTCATGCCCTTGCTGctactgctgttgctgctgtcaCTTCCCCACACCCAGGCTGCCTTTCCCCAGGACCCCCTCCCTCTGCTGACCTCTGACCTGCAAG GTATTTCCCCATTATCCTGGTTCCGGGGCCTGGAGGATGATGCTGTGGTGGCAGAACTTGGGCTGGACTTTCAGAGATTCCTGACCTTGAACCGGACCTTGCTAGTGGCTGCCCG GGATCACGTTTTCTCCTTCGATCTTCAAGCCCAAGAAGAAGGGGAGGGGCTAGTGCCCAACAAG TATCTAACATGGAGGAGTCAAGACATGGAGAACTGTGCCGTGCGGGGAAAGCTGACG GACGAGTGCTACAACTACATTCGTGTTCTCGTTCCCTGGGACTCCCAGACACTCCTTGCCTGTGGAACGAACTCATTCAGCCCCGTGTGCCGCAGCTATGGG ATAACTTCGCTGCAGCAGGAGGGTGAGGAGCTGAGTGGGCAGGCTCGATGCCCCTTTGATGCCACCCAGTCCAACGTGGCCGTCTTTGCAG AGGGCAGCCTGTACTCAGCCACAGCTGCGGACTTCCAGGCCAGTGACGCTGTGGTTTACAGAAGCCTTGGGCCTCAGCCCCCACTCCGCTCCGCCAAGTACGACTCCAAGTGGCTCCGAG AGCCACACTTTGTCCACGCTTTGGAGCATGGAGACCATGTCTACTTTTTCTTCCGAGAAGTCTCTGTGGAGGACGCCCGGCTGGGGAGG GTGCAGTTCTCCCGTGTGGCCCGTGTGTGTAAGCGTGACATGGGCGGCTCACCTCGGGCCTTGGACCGCCACTGGACATCCTTCCTGAAGCTGCGGCTCAACTGCTCTGTCCCTGGGGACTCTACCTTCTATTTTGACGTCTTACAGGCCTTGACAGGGCCTGTGAACTTGTATGGCCACTCTGCTCTCTTTGGGGTCTTCACCACCCAGACCAATAG CATCCCCGGCTCTGCGGTCTGTGCCTTCTACCTGGATGATATTGAGCGTGGGTTTGAGGGAAAGTTCAAGGAGCAGAGGAGTCTGGATGGGGCCTGGACCCCTGTGTCTGAGGACAGGGTCCCCTCCCCCAG GCCAGGATCCTGTGCAGGAGTAGGTGTGGCTGCATTGTTCCCCTCTTCTCGAGACCTCCCTGATGATGTCCTGACCTTCATCAAGGCTCACCCACTCCTGGACCCTGCCGTGCCGCCTGCCACCCATCAGCCTCTGCTCACCCTCACCAGCAG GGCCCTACTGACCCAGGTAGCTGTGGATGGCATGGCTGGTCCCTACAGTAATACCACAGTCCTGTTCCTTGGCTCCAACGATGGGACAGTGCTGAAGGTGCTGCCCCCATGGGGGCAATCTGGGGGCCCTGAGCCCATTCTGTTGGAAGAGATCGATGCCTACAGCCCCTCCCG GTGCAGTGGGAAGCGGGCAGCCCAAACAGCACGGCGGGTCATAGGGCTGGAGCTGGACACTGAAGGTCACAGGCTCTTTGTGGCTTTTTCTGGCTGTGTCATCTACCTCCCTCTCAGTCGATGTGCCCGGCATGGGGCCTGTCGGAG GAGCTGTCTGGCTTCTCAGGACCCATACTGTGGATGGGATAGCTCCAGAGGCTGTGTGGATATCAGGGGACCTGGTGG GATTGATGTGCATCCAGTTGGAAACCAGGAATCCATGGAGCATGATGACTGCCAAG ATGGAGCTACTGGGAGTCAGTCTGGCACAGGGGATTCTGCTTATG TGCTTCTGAGTCCTGGCCCTTCCCCTGAGACCCCAAGCCCCCCCAGTGATGCCCACCCCCGGCCCCAGTCTTCCACTCTTGGAGCTCACACTCAGG GCGTGCGACGGGACCTCCCGCCAGCCTCAGTCTCCCGCTCCGTCCCCATCCCACTCCTCCTGGCCTGTGTGGCCGCAGCCTTCGCCCTGGGCGCCTCGGTCTCTGGCCTCCTGGTCTCCTGCGCTTGTCGCCGCGCCCACAGACGTCGGAGCAAGGATATCGAGACTGCGGGGCTCCCGCGCCCTCTCTCCCTTCGCAGCTTGGCCCGTCTGCACGGGGCGGGCCCAGAGCCGCAGCCAACGTCCAAGGACGGAGAGGGGGCCCAGACACCCCAGCTTTACACCACCTTCCTGCCTCCTCCCGAGGGCGTACCCCCGCCGGAGCTGGCCTGCCTGCCCACCCCGGAGTCCACGCCGGAGCTGCCGGTCAAGCACCTCCGCCACGCCGGGGGTCCCTGGGAGTGGAACCAGAACGGGAACAACGCCAAGGAGGGCCGGGGCCGCGCCCGGGGCGGCAACACGGCGGGCGGCCCCGCGCCGCGCGTGCTGGTGAGGCCGCCGCCGCCCGGCTGTCCCGGGCAAGCCGTGGAAGTCACCACCCTGGAGGAACTGCTGCGCTACCTGCACGGCCCGCAGCCGCCCAGGAAGGAGGCCGAGCCCCCGGCCGCCGCCCCTTTCACCTCGCGGGCGCTGCCGCCCgagcccgcccccgcccccaccctctTTGCCGGCCCCAGCCTGCTCCCCCGGGACTGTGCGACGCCTCGGAGGCTGGACGTGCCCCCGGAGGGCAAGCGCCCGGCCCCCGCCACCCGGCCTGCTCTCTCCGCCCCAGCTCCCCGGCTCGGGGTGGGCGGCAGCCGGAGGTTGCCCTTCTCCACGCACCGTGCACCCCCCGCGCTGCTCACCCGCGTCCCCTCGGGAGGCCCCTCCAGGTACTCCGGGGGTGCCGGGAGACACCTCCTGTACCTGGGCCGGCCTGAGGGGCACCGGGGCCGCGCCCTGAAGAGGGTGGACGTCGAGAAGCCCCAGGTGCCCCTGAAGCCTCCCCTCGTCGGGCCTTCCTCGCAGCCGGCCGTCCCTACTGGCAaccattttaacttttaa
- the SEMA6C gene encoding semaphorin-6C isoform X3 has protein sequence MPRAPRFMPLLLLLLLLSLPHTQAAFPQDPLPLLTSDLQGISPLSWFRGLEDDAVVAELGLDFQRFLTLNRTLLVAARDHVFSFDLQAQEEGEGLVPNKYLTWRSQDMENCAVRGKLTDECYNYIRVLVPWDSQTLLACGTNSFSPVCRSYGITSLQQEGEELSGQARCPFDATQSNVAVFAEGSLYSATAADFQASDAVVYRSLGPQPPLRSAKYDSKWLREPHFVHALEHGDHVYFFFREVSVEDARLGRVQFSRVARVCKRDMGGSPRALDRHWTSFLKLRLNCSVPGDSTFYFDVLQALTGPVNLYGHSALFGVFTTQTNSIPGSAVCAFYLDDIERGFEGKFKEQRSLDGAWTPVSEDRVPSPRPGSCAGVGVAALFPSSRDLPDDVLTFIKAHPLLDPAVPPATHQPLLTLTSRALLTQVAVDGMAGPYSNTTVLFLGSNDGTVLKVLPPWGQSGGPEPILLEEIDAYSPSRCSGKRAAQTARRVIGLELDTEGHRLFVAFSGCVIYLPLSRCARHGACRRSCLASQDPYCGWDSSRGCVDIRGPGGIDVHPVGNQESMEHDDCQDGATGSQSGTGDSAYGVRRDLPPASVSRSVPIPLLLACVAAAFALGASVSGLLVSCACRRAHRRRSKDIETAGLPRPLSLRSLARLHGAGPEPQPTSKDGEGAQTPQLYTTFLPPPEGVPPPELACLPTPESTPELPVKHLRHAGGPWEWNQNGNNAKEGRGRARGGNTAGGPAPRVLVRPPPPGCPGQAVEVTTLEELLRYLHGPQPPRKEAEPPAAAPFTSRALPPEPAPAPTLFAGPSLLPRDCATPRRLDVPPEGKRPAPATRPALSAPAPRLGVGGSRRLPFSTHRAPPALLTRVPSGGPSRYSGGAGRHLLYLGRPEGHRGRALKRVDVEKPQVPLKPPLVGPSSQPAVPTGNHFNF, from the exons ATGCCCCGTGCCCCCCGCTTCATGCCCTTGCTGctactgctgttgctgctgtcaCTTCCCCACACCCAGGCTGCCTTTCCCCAGGACCCCCTCCCTCTGCTGACCTCTGACCTGCAAG GTATTTCCCCATTATCCTGGTTCCGGGGCCTGGAGGATGATGCTGTGGTGGCAGAACTTGGGCTGGACTTTCAGAGATTCCTGACCTTGAACCGGACCTTGCTAGTGGCTGCCCG GGATCACGTTTTCTCCTTCGATCTTCAAGCCCAAGAAGAAGGGGAGGGGCTAGTGCCCAACAAG TATCTAACATGGAGGAGTCAAGACATGGAGAACTGTGCCGTGCGGGGAAAGCTGACG GACGAGTGCTACAACTACATTCGTGTTCTCGTTCCCTGGGACTCCCAGACACTCCTTGCCTGTGGAACGAACTCATTCAGCCCCGTGTGCCGCAGCTATGGG ATAACTTCGCTGCAGCAGGAGGGTGAGGAGCTGAGTGGGCAGGCTCGATGCCCCTTTGATGCCACCCAGTCCAACGTGGCCGTCTTTGCAG AGGGCAGCCTGTACTCAGCCACAGCTGCGGACTTCCAGGCCAGTGACGCTGTGGTTTACAGAAGCCTTGGGCCTCAGCCCCCACTCCGCTCCGCCAAGTACGACTCCAAGTGGCTCCGAG AGCCACACTTTGTCCACGCTTTGGAGCATGGAGACCATGTCTACTTTTTCTTCCGAGAAGTCTCTGTGGAGGACGCCCGGCTGGGGAGG GTGCAGTTCTCCCGTGTGGCCCGTGTGTGTAAGCGTGACATGGGCGGCTCACCTCGGGCCTTGGACCGCCACTGGACATCCTTCCTGAAGCTGCGGCTCAACTGCTCTGTCCCTGGGGACTCTACCTTCTATTTTGACGTCTTACAGGCCTTGACAGGGCCTGTGAACTTGTATGGCCACTCTGCTCTCTTTGGGGTCTTCACCACCCAGACCAATAG CATCCCCGGCTCTGCGGTCTGTGCCTTCTACCTGGATGATATTGAGCGTGGGTTTGAGGGAAAGTTCAAGGAGCAGAGGAGTCTGGATGGGGCCTGGACCCCTGTGTCTGAGGACAGGGTCCCCTCCCCCAG GCCAGGATCCTGTGCAGGAGTAGGTGTGGCTGCATTGTTCCCCTCTTCTCGAGACCTCCCTGATGATGTCCTGACCTTCATCAAGGCTCACCCACTCCTGGACCCTGCCGTGCCGCCTGCCACCCATCAGCCTCTGCTCACCCTCACCAGCAG GGCCCTACTGACCCAGGTAGCTGTGGATGGCATGGCTGGTCCCTACAGTAATACCACAGTCCTGTTCCTTGGCTCCAACGATGGGACAGTGCTGAAGGTGCTGCCCCCATGGGGGCAATCTGGGGGCCCTGAGCCCATTCTGTTGGAAGAGATCGATGCCTACAGCCCCTCCCG GTGCAGTGGGAAGCGGGCAGCCCAAACAGCACGGCGGGTCATAGGGCTGGAGCTGGACACTGAAGGTCACAGGCTCTTTGTGGCTTTTTCTGGCTGTGTCATCTACCTCCCTCTCAGTCGATGTGCCCGGCATGGGGCCTGTCGGAG GAGCTGTCTGGCTTCTCAGGACCCATACTGTGGATGGGATAGCTCCAGAGGCTGTGTGGATATCAGGGGACCTGGTGG GATTGATGTGCATCCAGTTGGAAACCAGGAATCCATGGAGCATGATGACTGCCAAG ATGGAGCTACTGGGAGTCAGTCTGGCACAGGGGATTCTGCTTATG GCGTGCGACGGGACCTCCCGCCAGCCTCAGTCTCCCGCTCCGTCCCCATCCCACTCCTCCTGGCCTGTGTGGCCGCAGCCTTCGCCCTGGGCGCCTCGGTCTCTGGCCTCCTGGTCTCCTGCGCTTGTCGCCGCGCCCACAGACGTCGGAGCAAGGATATCGAGACTGCGGGGCTCCCGCGCCCTCTCTCCCTTCGCAGCTTGGCCCGTCTGCACGGGGCGGGCCCAGAGCCGCAGCCAACGTCCAAGGACGGAGAGGGGGCCCAGACACCCCAGCTTTACACCACCTTCCTGCCTCCTCCCGAGGGCGTACCCCCGCCGGAGCTGGCCTGCCTGCCCACCCCGGAGTCCACGCCGGAGCTGCCGGTCAAGCACCTCCGCCACGCCGGGGGTCCCTGGGAGTGGAACCAGAACGGGAACAACGCCAAGGAGGGCCGGGGCCGCGCCCGGGGCGGCAACACGGCGGGCGGCCCCGCGCCGCGCGTGCTGGTGAGGCCGCCGCCGCCCGGCTGTCCCGGGCAAGCCGTGGAAGTCACCACCCTGGAGGAACTGCTGCGCTACCTGCACGGCCCGCAGCCGCCCAGGAAGGAGGCCGAGCCCCCGGCCGCCGCCCCTTTCACCTCGCGGGCGCTGCCGCCCgagcccgcccccgcccccaccctctTTGCCGGCCCCAGCCTGCTCCCCCGGGACTGTGCGACGCCTCGGAGGCTGGACGTGCCCCCGGAGGGCAAGCGCCCGGCCCCCGCCACCCGGCCTGCTCTCTCCGCCCCAGCTCCCCGGCTCGGGGTGGGCGGCAGCCGGAGGTTGCCCTTCTCCACGCACCGTGCACCCCCCGCGCTGCTCACCCGCGTCCCCTCGGGAGGCCCCTCCAGGTACTCCGGGGGTGCCGGGAGACACCTCCTGTACCTGGGCCGGCCTGAGGGGCACCGGGGCCGCGCCCTGAAGAGGGTGGACGTCGAGAAGCCCCAGGTGCCCCTGAAGCCTCCCCTCGTCGGGCCTTCCTCGCAGCCGGCCGTCCCTACTGGCAaccattttaacttttaa
- the SEMA6C gene encoding semaphorin-6C isoform X6: MPPSPTWPSLQRAACTQPQLRTSRPVTLWFTEALGLSPHSAPPKPHFVHALEHGDHVYFFFREVSVEDARLGRVQFSRVARVCKRDMGGSPRALDRHWTSFLKLRLNCSVPGDSTFYFDVLQALTGPVNLYGHSALFGVFTTQTNSIPGSAVCAFYLDDIERGFEGKFKEQRSLDGAWTPVSEDRVPSPRPGSCAGVGVAALFPSSRDLPDDVLTFIKAHPLLDPAVPPATHQPLLTLTSRALLTQVAVDGMAGPYSNTTVLFLGSNDGTVLKVLPPWGQSGGPEPILLEEIDAYSPSRCSGKRAAQTARRVIGLELDTEGHRLFVAFSGCVIYLPLSRCARHGACRRSCLASQDPYCGWDSSRGCVDIRGPGGIDVHPVGNQESMEHDDCQDGATGSQSGTGDSAYVLLSPGPSPETPSPPSDAHPRPQSSTLGAHTQGVRRDLPPASVSRSVPIPLLLACVAAAFALGASVSGLLVSCACRRAHRRRSKDIETAGLPRPLSLRSLARLHGAGPEPQPTSKDGEGAQTPQLYTTFLPPPEGVPPPELACLPTPESTPELPVKHLRHAGGPWEWNQNGNNAKEGRGRARGGNTAGGPAPRVLVRPPPPGCPGQAVEVTTLEELLRYLHGPQPPRKEAEPPAAAPFTSRALPPEPAPAPTLFAGPSLLPRDCATPRRLDVPPEGKRPAPATRPALSAPAPRLGVGGSRRLPFSTHRAPPALLTRVPSGGPSRYSGGAGRHLLYLGRPEGHRGRALKRVDVEKPQVPLKPPLVGPSSQPAVPTGNHFNF; encoded by the exons ATGCCACCCAGTCCAACGTGGCCGTCTTTGCAG AGGGCAGCCTGTACTCAGCCACAGCTGCGGACTTCCAGGCCAGTGACGCTGTGGTTTACAGAAGCCTTGGGCCTCAGCCCCCACTCCGCTCCGCCAA AGCCACACTTTGTCCACGCTTTGGAGCATGGAGACCATGTCTACTTTTTCTTCCGAGAAGTCTCTGTGGAGGACGCCCGGCTGGGGAGG GTGCAGTTCTCCCGTGTGGCCCGTGTGTGTAAGCGTGACATGGGCGGCTCACCTCGGGCCTTGGACCGCCACTGGACATCCTTCCTGAAGCTGCGGCTCAACTGCTCTGTCCCTGGGGACTCTACCTTCTATTTTGACGTCTTACAGGCCTTGACAGGGCCTGTGAACTTGTATGGCCACTCTGCTCTCTTTGGGGTCTTCACCACCCAGACCAATAG CATCCCCGGCTCTGCGGTCTGTGCCTTCTACCTGGATGATATTGAGCGTGGGTTTGAGGGAAAGTTCAAGGAGCAGAGGAGTCTGGATGGGGCCTGGACCCCTGTGTCTGAGGACAGGGTCCCCTCCCCCAG GCCAGGATCCTGTGCAGGAGTAGGTGTGGCTGCATTGTTCCCCTCTTCTCGAGACCTCCCTGATGATGTCCTGACCTTCATCAAGGCTCACCCACTCCTGGACCCTGCCGTGCCGCCTGCCACCCATCAGCCTCTGCTCACCCTCACCAGCAG GGCCCTACTGACCCAGGTAGCTGTGGATGGCATGGCTGGTCCCTACAGTAATACCACAGTCCTGTTCCTTGGCTCCAACGATGGGACAGTGCTGAAGGTGCTGCCCCCATGGGGGCAATCTGGGGGCCCTGAGCCCATTCTGTTGGAAGAGATCGATGCCTACAGCCCCTCCCG GTGCAGTGGGAAGCGGGCAGCCCAAACAGCACGGCGGGTCATAGGGCTGGAGCTGGACACTGAAGGTCACAGGCTCTTTGTGGCTTTTTCTGGCTGTGTCATCTACCTCCCTCTCAGTCGATGTGCCCGGCATGGGGCCTGTCGGAG GAGCTGTCTGGCTTCTCAGGACCCATACTGTGGATGGGATAGCTCCAGAGGCTGTGTGGATATCAGGGGACCTGGTGG GATTGATGTGCATCCAGTTGGAAACCAGGAATCCATGGAGCATGATGACTGCCAAG ATGGAGCTACTGGGAGTCAGTCTGGCACAGGGGATTCTGCTTATG TGCTTCTGAGTCCTGGCCCTTCCCCTGAGACCCCAAGCCCCCCCAGTGATGCCCACCCCCGGCCCCAGTCTTCCACTCTTGGAGCTCACACTCAGG GCGTGCGACGGGACCTCCCGCCAGCCTCAGTCTCCCGCTCCGTCCCCATCCCACTCCTCCTGGCCTGTGTGGCCGCAGCCTTCGCCCTGGGCGCCTCGGTCTCTGGCCTCCTGGTCTCCTGCGCTTGTCGCCGCGCCCACAGACGTCGGAGCAAGGATATCGAGACTGCGGGGCTCCCGCGCCCTCTCTCCCTTCGCAGCTTGGCCCGTCTGCACGGGGCGGGCCCAGAGCCGCAGCCAACGTCCAAGGACGGAGAGGGGGCCCAGACACCCCAGCTTTACACCACCTTCCTGCCTCCTCCCGAGGGCGTACCCCCGCCGGAGCTGGCCTGCCTGCCCACCCCGGAGTCCACGCCGGAGCTGCCGGTCAAGCACCTCCGCCACGCCGGGGGTCCCTGGGAGTGGAACCAGAACGGGAACAACGCCAAGGAGGGCCGGGGCCGCGCCCGGGGCGGCAACACGGCGGGCGGCCCCGCGCCGCGCGTGCTGGTGAGGCCGCCGCCGCCCGGCTGTCCCGGGCAAGCCGTGGAAGTCACCACCCTGGAGGAACTGCTGCGCTACCTGCACGGCCCGCAGCCGCCCAGGAAGGAGGCCGAGCCCCCGGCCGCCGCCCCTTTCACCTCGCGGGCGCTGCCGCCCgagcccgcccccgcccccaccctctTTGCCGGCCCCAGCCTGCTCCCCCGGGACTGTGCGACGCCTCGGAGGCTGGACGTGCCCCCGGAGGGCAAGCGCCCGGCCCCCGCCACCCGGCCTGCTCTCTCCGCCCCAGCTCCCCGGCTCGGGGTGGGCGGCAGCCGGAGGTTGCCCTTCTCCACGCACCGTGCACCCCCCGCGCTGCTCACCCGCGTCCCCTCGGGAGGCCCCTCCAGGTACTCCGGGGGTGCCGGGAGACACCTCCTGTACCTGGGCCGGCCTGAGGGGCACCGGGGCCGCGCCCTGAAGAGGGTGGACGTCGAGAAGCCCCAGGTGCCCCTGAAGCCTCCCCTCGTCGGGCCTTCCTCGCAGCCGGCCGTCCCTACTGGCAaccattttaacttttaa